Proteins from a genomic interval of Mycobacterium conspicuum:
- a CDS encoding alpha-1,4-glucan--maltose-1-phosphate maltosyltransferase yields MPGRVEIDNVQPVVSCGAYPAKAVVGEVVPVSAAVWREGHEAVAATLVVRYLGPRYPATEMRRIQAVQAPEKLATVSRDSASDSQKVKPLLIPMAMGQEPYVFHGQFTPDSVGLWSFRVDGWGNPIESWRHGLIAKLDAGQGEKELSNDLLVGAALFERAATGVPRALRDPLLSAATALRTPGDPVTRSALALAPRVEELLTTYPLRDIVTRGEQCHIWVDRPAARFSAWYEMFPRSTGGWDADGKPVHGTFKTAAAALGRIADMGFDVVYLPPIHPIGKVHRKGRNNSPTAAPGDVGSPWAIGSDEGGHDAVHPDLGTIDDFDAFVAAARDLGLEVSLDLALQCAPDHPWAREHRQWFTELPDGTIAYAENPPKKYQDIYPLNFDNDPAGLYDEVLRVVRHWIEHGVKFFRVDNPHTKPPDFWAWLIGQVKATDPDVLFLSEAFTPPARQYGLAKLGFTQSYTYFTWRTAKWELTEFGNDIAALADFRRPNLFVNTPDILHAILQHNGPGMFAIRAVLAATMSPAWGVYSGYELFEHRAVREGSEEYLNSEKYELRPRDFAGELAAGRSLEPFLKQLNAIRRLHPALEQLRTIYFHNVDNDALMAYSKFDPVTGDCVLVVVTLNAFGPEEATLWLDMHALGMEPHERFWVRDELTGAEYQWGQANYIRIDPGQAVAHIINMPLIPPESRIALLRRR; encoded by the coding sequence GTGCCCGGTCGTGTCGAGATCGATAACGTCCAGCCCGTCGTTTCCTGCGGCGCCTACCCGGCCAAGGCCGTAGTCGGTGAGGTCGTCCCGGTCAGCGCGGCCGTGTGGCGCGAAGGCCACGAGGCGGTCGCGGCGACATTGGTGGTGCGCTACCTCGGGCCGCGCTATCCGGCAACGGAAATGCGGCGGATCCAGGCGGTGCAGGCTCCCGAAAAGCTGGCGACCGTGTCCCGCGATTCCGCGAGCGATTCACAAAAGGTCAAGCCGCTGCTGATTCCGATGGCGATGGGTCAGGAGCCGTATGTCTTTCACGGTCAGTTCACCCCCGACAGCGTCGGATTGTGGAGCTTCCGCGTCGACGGCTGGGGCAACCCGATTGAAAGCTGGCGGCACGGGCTGATCGCCAAGCTGGACGCGGGGCAGGGCGAGAAGGAATTATCCAACGATCTGCTGGTCGGCGCCGCGCTGTTCGAACGCGCCGCAACGGGTGTGCCACGCGCGCTGCGCGATCCGCTGCTCTCGGCCGCGACGGCGTTGCGCACGCCCGGGGACCCGGTGACCCGCAGCGCGCTGGCATTAGCGCCTCGAGTCGAGGAGCTGCTGACGACCTATCCGCTGCGAGACATCGTCACCCGCGGCGAGCAGTGCCACATTTGGGTGGACCGGCCCGCGGCGCGCTTCAGCGCGTGGTACGAAATGTTTCCGCGTTCGACCGGGGGCTGGGACGCCGACGGCAAGCCGGTCCACGGCACGTTCAAGACCGCTGCCGCGGCGCTGGGGCGCATCGCCGACATGGGCTTCGACGTCGTGTATCTGCCCCCGATTCATCCGATCGGCAAGGTACATCGCAAGGGCCGCAACAACTCTCCCACCGCCGCCCCGGGGGATGTGGGGTCGCCGTGGGCGATCGGGAGCGACGAGGGTGGCCACGACGCGGTTCATCCCGACCTGGGCACGATCGACGATTTCGACGCATTCGTCGCCGCGGCGCGCGACCTGGGCCTGGAAGTGTCTTTGGACCTGGCGCTGCAATGCGCGCCGGATCATCCGTGGGCTCGCGAACATCGACAGTGGTTCACCGAATTGCCCGACGGCACAATCGCGTACGCGGAGAATCCGCCCAAGAAGTACCAGGACATCTATCCGCTCAATTTCGATAACGACCCGGCGGGCCTCTACGACGAGGTGCTGCGCGTGGTCCGGCACTGGATTGAGCACGGCGTCAAGTTCTTTCGGGTCGACAACCCGCACACCAAGCCGCCCGACTTCTGGGCCTGGCTGATCGGTCAGGTGAAGGCCACCGACCCCGACGTGCTCTTCTTGTCCGAGGCGTTCACGCCGCCCGCCCGTCAGTACGGGTTGGCCAAGCTCGGCTTCACGCAGTCCTACACGTATTTCACCTGGCGCACCGCCAAGTGGGAGCTCACCGAATTCGGCAATGACATCGCCGCACTCGCCGACTTCCGCCGGCCGAACCTGTTCGTCAACACTCCCGACATCTTGCACGCGATCCTGCAACACAACGGCCCCGGCATGTTCGCGATCCGCGCGGTGCTCGCGGCGACGATGAGTCCGGCCTGGGGCGTGTACTCGGGCTACGAGCTGTTCGAGCATCGTGCGGTGCGCGAAGGCAGCGAGGAATACCTGAACTCGGAGAAGTACGAATTGCGGCCCCGCGACTTCGCGGGTGAGCTCGCCGCCGGCAGATCCCTGGAGCCGTTCCTTAAACAGCTCAACGCTATTCGCCGGCTGCACCCCGCGCTGGAGCAACTGCGCACCATTTATTTCCATAACGTCGACAACGACGCGTTGATGGCGTACAGCAAGTTCGACCCGGTCACCGGCGACTGCGTCTTGGTGGTGGTGACGCTCAACGCGTTCGGCCCCGAGGAAGCGACGCTGTGGTTAGACATGCACGCACTGGGTATGGAACCCCACGAGCGCTTTTGGGTGCGGGACGAGCTAACGGGCGCGGAATATCAATGGGGGCAAGCAAATTACATCCGCATCGATCCTGGGCAAGCGGTCGCCCACATCATCAACATGCCCCTCATCCCGCCGGAATCCCGAATCGCGCTGCTGCGCAGGAGGTGA